The following nucleotide sequence is from bacterium.
CGCGATCATCTGGGAACATGTGGGGGACGCCGCTGTGGCGCTGGGGGAGGTCGAGAAGGCGAAAGTCGCCTACGAAAAAGCTCTTCACAACGACCCCGGCAACGAAGACGTGAAGAAAAAGCGCGCGGCCCTCAAATGAGAGCGTTTGTAAAAATCCTTCCGGGGTTTCTGGCTCTGGCGCTTCTGCTCGGCGGCTGCGCGGGTGCCCGCCTCGCCTTCCATCCCCAGGGAACGCCAGTCGACGCCGAAATTCCCGGCGGAGAGCTTTCGCGCTATAACGCGGAGTTGCCGCAGGTGCGCGTCAACGGCGAGGCTTTTGTGCCGGAAATCGGCGAAGTGGATTACGGCGCGAGGGTCGAGAGCGGCGTCGGGGCAAGGTTCGACGGCTTCGCGGGCCCCATGGCGAAGCAGGTCTTCGCGGCGGCCTGCTCGGACGCGGGAGAGTGCGAAATCTACCTCCCCGACGAGGAAATACTTTACCGCGACGGCACCAGGGAGTTTTCCGGCTGGTTTTCCGCTCTCCTCGGCGGCAGGGTGCCGATAGAGGGCAGGGTCGTATCGGCGTGGAAAACCGGCGGAGGAGCTGAGGTTCTGAGGCTTGAGGACAATTCCGGAAGGTGGCAGACGGTGCTTATCGGAGTCAGGGGGTTGCCGATAGAGGCGCTTTACGGGGAGGCGGGAGAGAAGCCGAACCTGAAAATAGCCTATTCGGAATACCTGAAGGTCGGAGATTCCGACTACCCCGGCGTTATCTCCCTCAGCGGAGAGAACGGCGAGGAGCGGCTCAGGCTGAAGGCAAAGGTCGTACTGTCCGGGCCGGGGAAGCGCCCCTTGTCGGTGAAGATAAAGACGCCGGAAGATACTAAGATAGATTCGGGCGGGGAGAAACTTTGGGAGAAGCTGGGAATTTTCCGCTAGTCCGGCTTCCTATTTCGGCGAAGGACTTCGTCGCGACTCGGGAGCGCTCCTTGCCGTAGTGGCGCTACTGTCTGCGTCGCGCTCCCTGCGGGCTCCTCGCCCTTCGCCGAAATAGTTTGCCGGAAGTAAAAACGTTGCTTTGCTCCCCGCCTGTAGATATTTTAAATCCCTTTAAATTCAGCCTTGAAATACCTTCCCCGGAGGTTCAGCGCGACGTTGACCAGTCCGATAAGCACCGGCACCTCGACGCCATTTTTATTGCCTTCATCGGGCAGTGAAGTCCACACAGGGGCCGTCAGGCCAAGCCGGTAAAGGTCGTATAAAACAGGATCGCCAGACAGCAGAGCTTTTTTCATGCCGCCCTTCTTTTGGAAAACAAAAACCGCACTCTCTCTAAACCGCTTTTTTGCAGCAGATGTTTTCCCGCCATATGGTTTTAACCCTCTCCCTGAGTTCGAGCGCCTCGGGCTCGGCGAGGGCGCAAAGGCGCACTACCGATAAAAGCCCGCTAACGGCGGGGATTGGCGAGGGGTTGAGTTTGTAGTTTCGCCACTGGCCTTCCTTTTCCGAGGTGACGAATCCCGCCTCCTCAAGAAGCTGGAGGTGGCGCGAGACGGTGGACTGCGCCAGCCCAAGCGCTTCCTGTATCTCGCAGACGCACAGGGGGCGCTCTTCGAGCATCCACAGGATGCGCACCCTCGATTCGTCCCCGAGCGCCTTCAGGGACTTCATTATACCTTCCATCTAGATCTCCATATCGATAAAAAGCGATTTATAGGGAAGCTTACCCATTGACACGCGAGGTGTCAAGAGCGCATGATTGCCGCAATATTTAAGGGAAATTATCTTCAGCGGCCTGCGCCGCCTCTGGTGTTTTGAATGCGGCTATGTCGATTTGAAGTTTTATGCGGAGGTTTTGCGCTTCTTTGCCTTTGCGTGGCCCTGTCCTTGTCCGCCTGCTCGGAGAGCGAGCCGCCCTCCGGCGCCGCTTCATCTTCGTCACAGGCCGCATACGTCAACGGCCGGGTGACTTTTCTCGAACTCGGCGGGGTGGGGTGCAAACCCTGCGATGCGATGGTTCCGGTTCTGGAGGAGGTTAAAAGACGTTACGCGGGGCGGGTGGACGTGGAATTCCACGACGTGAGAAAAGCCCCCGAGACCGCCATGAAATGGCGAGTGGCGATCATTCCGACGCAGGTGTTTCTGGACGGGCAGGGCAAGGAATACTTTCGTCACGAGGGGTTTTTTCCCCCTTGAAGAAGTCGAGGCCGTTCTCAGGAAAGGCGGTGTGAAATGAAAACCGGCAGGTTCCCGTCCCTTTTCGCCGCTCTTTGCGGAATTCTCCTCTTTTCCGGGCTGTCCTTCGCCGACACCCTCGGCGATCTGGCCAGGGCGGCCCAAAAGCCCCTCGTAGCCGATTTCGGCCTGAAGCGCTGTGGCCAGTGCATAGCGCAGGGCAAGGTAATAGACGAACTCGGCGCGAAGATCGGCGACAAGGTCTCCTTCCGCTTTATTCACATCAAGGACGAGGAGAAGGTGGTCGAGGAGTACAAGGTGCTGGTGGTTCCCACCCTCATCTTTTTCGACGCGCAGGGCAAAGAGGTCTTTCGCAACGTCGGGCTGATGCAGGCCGACACGATTACGGCGAAGCTCCGCGAACTTGGGCTTTTAAAGAAATGAAGTCCGGATGCTGAGCGAATTTCTGGATCAGACCCAGGTCCTGATCGACACCAATCCGTGGCTGGCTTTCGCGGCGGTTTTCATCGGCGGTGCGCTGACCGCCTCAAGCCCCTGCGTGCTGGCCATGATTCCCCTCGTCATAGGCTTTGTGGGGGGCTACGAGGGGGCCTCCGGCTGG
It contains:
- a CDS encoding ArsR family transcriptional regulator, with the translated sequence MEGIMKSLKALGDESRVRILWMLEERPLCVCEIQEALGLAQSTVSRHLQLLEEAGFVTSEKEGQWRNYKLNPSPIPAVSGLLSVVRLCALAEPEALELRERVKTIWRENICCKKAV
- a CDS encoding thioredoxin — encoded protein: MKTGRFPSLFAALCGILLFSGLSFADTLGDLARAAQKPLVADFGLKRCGQCIAQGKVIDELGAKIGDKVSFRFIHIKDEEKVVEEYKVLVVPTLIFFDAQGKEVFRNVGLMQADTITAKLRELGLLKK
- a CDS encoding thioredoxin → MRLCRFEVLCGGFALLCLCVALSLSACSESEPPSGAASSSSQAAYVNGRVTFLELGGVGCKPCDAMVPVLEEVKRRYAGRVDVEFHDVRKAPETAMKWRVAIIPTQVFLDGQGKEYFRHEGFFPP